DNA sequence from the Bacteroidota bacterium genome:
GCTTGTTATTATCTATGAAATCCACTAAAAAGTTTTCATTTTCCAACAAATATTTTATTACTTTTACGTTTCCACCTTCCGCAGCACAATGAATTGCAGTAGCTTGCAATCCATCTTTAGTCCTGATATTAAGTCCTAGTTTTTGTAAATATTTTAAATTTTCAAGACTTCCTGACATTGCAGCATATAAAAGTGCGTTTCTTCCTCTGAAATCAACCTTTTTTAATTCTTCTCCTTTTGAAATAAGGAAATCTATCATTGCCGGATTCGATTGACTTGAAGCTGCTGAAAACATTAAAAGCGATTTATCATCTTTAAACCTTTCATTTAACACAGAGCCTTTTAATATCAGGTATTTTGTAAGTTCCAGATTTCCTTTTTCAATTGCAATTACCAATGCTGTTCTATCATTTCTGTCTCGTTTTCTTAAAGAAACACCTTTGTCTATAAAAATCCTTGCAAGTTCAAAGTATTCTTTATCAAGTGAATAAAGCAAAGCCGATTGGTCATTCCTATTGGAACCGCTTACCTTTACCCCACTGTTTATCAGTTTTTTAACAAAACTAATATCTTCTGTTTCCAAAGCATAAAACAAAACTGATTGGTCATAATTATCCTTAGCGTTAATATTTGCTTTATTTGAAATTAAGAAATCTGCAAGTTCTAAATTTTTATTTTTTAATGAATAAGCAAGTGCTGTAAGACCTTCTTTATTCTTGATATTAACATTTGCCCCTTTTTGAACAAAGAATTTAGCAAACTCATTATTCTCCATTTTTATTGCCTTATGAATCATAGGTAATTGATTTTCATTTTTCACATTTACCTCTGCCCCATTATTTACAAGTTTCTTGCTAAGATTAATATCCTCCATTTCCATTACATAGGAAAG
Encoded proteins:
- a CDS encoding ankyrin repeat domain-containing protein translates to MKIKATIIVLLLTILSLQLFSQDKLIQAATNGDLDKVERLLKDGVDVNSRNIDSCTALMYAAVEGNLDVCKLLISKGALINTIDNSGIAVLYYSIDGEDTETIKFLINNGVDLSSKSAYGYPVLIYMMDFDMPEIFDLMIEKGADINAKDDKGLTLLSYVMEMEDINLSKKLVNNGAEVNVKNENQLPMIHKAIKMENNEFAKFFVQKGANVNIKNKEGLTALAYSLKNKNLELADFLISNKANINAKDNYDQSVLFYALETEDISFVKKLINSGVKVSGSNRNDQSALLYSLDKEYFELARIFIDKGVSLRKRDRNDRTALVIAIEKGNLELTKYLILKGSVLNERFKDDKSLLMFSAASSQSNPAMIDFLISKGEELKKVDFRGRNALLYAAMSGSLENLKYLQKLGLNIRTKDGLQATAIHCAAEGGNVKVIKYLLENENFLVDFIDNNKQTSLHYAAKNNKAEAVKYLISQDAEVNAFDIREKTPINYTDSDKVYKILKENRAY